A DNA window from Zingiber officinale cultivar Zhangliang chromosome 3A, Zo_v1.1, whole genome shotgun sequence contains the following coding sequences:
- the LOC122052399 gene encoding putative germin-like protein 2-2, protein MAVKLLLIALLSLASCSAILASDPSPLQDFCVADLHSKVFVNGFPCKNANDVRAEDFFRSGLDRPGDTNNYLRSNVTPVNVNQIPGLNTLGISLVRIDYGPNGLNPPHTHPRATEVLAVLEGELYVGFVTSNLNGGGNRLFTKNLRKGDVFVFPQGLIHFQFNRGKTNAIAFAGLSSQNPGVITIANAVFGSRPPISDDVLAKAFQVDKNLVDWLQAQFWTDNNY, encoded by the exons ATGGCTGTTAAACTCCTCCTCATTGCACTCCTTTCCTTGGCTTCCTGCAGTGCAATATTGGCTTCCGATCCTAGTCCCCTGCAGGACTTCTGCGTCGCCGATCTTCACTCAAAGG TATTCGTAAATGGATTTCCATGCAAGAACGCGAACGACGTGAGAGCGGAAGACTTCTTCCGTAGCGGCCTTGATAGGCCCGGCGATACCAACAACTACCTTCGCTCTAATGTCACCCCCGTAAACGTGAACCAAATCCCCGGGTTGAACACGCTCGGCATCTCCTTGGTTCGCATTGACTATGGGCCTAATGGTCTCAACCCTCCTCACACCCACCCACGCGCCACGGAGGTCCTCGCCGTGCTAGAAGGAGAGCTCTACGTTGGCTTTGTGACCTCCAACCTCAACGGCGGCGGCAACCGCCTATTCACCAAGAATCTGAGAAAGGGTGATGTGTTTGTGTTCCCGCAGGGCCTCATCCACTTCCAGTTTAACAGAGGGAAAACTAATGCGATCGCGTTCGCCGGTCTCAGTAGCCAAAACCCAGGCGTCATCACTATCGCCAACGCTGTGTTCGGGTCGAGGCCACCCATTTCTGATGATGTGCTCGCCAAGGCTTTCCAAGTGGACAAAAACCTTGTTGACTGGCTCCAGGCGCAGTTCTGGACCGACAACAACTACTAG